A stretch of Oncorhynchus mykiss isolate Arlee chromosome 12, USDA_OmykA_1.1, whole genome shotgun sequence DNA encodes these proteins:
- the LOC110537617 gene encoding junctional adhesion molecule 3B, which translates to MYGQTEHCIDSKMALTRLACILVLLSTHCYFNVLAVILKTTNDAPWANEFESIELSCLIESISTKNPRIEWKKIKDGEPSYVYFEKKISGDLEGRAMIREPATLVITNATRSDSASYRCEVSAQTDLKSFDEILINLVVRVKPVVPKCAVPKSVPVGTAAELRCVEDQGFPKSQYQWFRNKEEIPDDPKTSPKFINSSYTLNAETGTLKFSAVRMNDSAEYFCRAKNDAGHSECGPQTMEIYDINIARIILGVLVVVLLCITVGLCFAYKRGYFASQKQTGNNYKAPAKGEGVDYVRAEDEGDFRHKSSFVI; encoded by the exons GCTACTTCAACGTATTGGCAGTAATACTGAAAACAACGAATGATGCGCCATGGGCCAACGAGTTTGAAT CTATCGAATTGTCCTGTTTGATAGAGTCCATCTCCACAAAAAACCCAAGAATCGAATGGAAGAAAATTAAGGATGGGGAGCCCAGTTATGTCTACTTTGAGAAGAAAATCTCAG GAGATTTGGAGGGCAGAGCAATGATCAGAGAGCCTGCGACATTAGTGATAACCAACGCCACAAGATCAGACTCAGCCAGTTACCGTTGCGAGGTCAGCGCCCAGACTGACCTTAAATCCTTTGATGAGATTTTGATCAACCTCGTCGTAAGAG TGAAGCCAGTGGTGCCGAAATGTGCTGTCCCCAAATCGGTGCCTGTAGGGACGGCGGCAGAGCTGCGATGCGTGGAGGATCAAGGTTTCCCCAAGTCTCAGTACCAATGGTTCCGCAACAAGGAGGAAATCCCAGATGACCCCAAGACCAGCCCTAAGTTCATCAACTCCTCCTACACGCTCAACGCCGAAACAGGCACcctg AAATTCAGTGCTGTCAGAATGAACGACTCAGCAGAGTACTTCTGCCGAGCAAAGAACGACGCGGGCCACTCAGAGTGTGGACCGCAGACAATGGAAATCT ATGATATCAATATTGCCAGGATCATCCTGGGAGTGCTGGTGGTGGTGCTATTGTGCATAACAGTGGGCCTCTGCTTTGCGTACAAGCGTGGCTACTTCGCCAGCCAGAAACAGACTGGAAACAA TTACAAAGCACCAGCCAAAGGAGAAGGAGTGGACTACGTCAGAGCCGAGGACGAG GGCGACTTCCGACACAAATCTTCGTTTGTCATCTGA